The window TGGTATTAGCGGCGATTATGATAAAGCTGTTAACATAGGAGGTACATCTGCCGCTTACACTGCTTATTACAGAAGCGCGTATGCCGATATTATTGGGGGCGTAAATGGTGCAAGGAACGGCACTAAAGATTATTTTTATGAAAGTGCCTCTTTTTTACGATTGAGAAATATTTACCTGGGATATGATTTCTCTCGCCTTATAAGCAAAAAAGTATTTAAAAGGGCAGTTTTAACATTTACAGGCCGCAACCTGCTAACCTTTACCAAGTACACCGGGTTTGATCCTGAAATAAGCTCAGGCACATCTAATTCTCCGTTTGACAGGGGCGTAGATCATGATTCTACACCTAACAGCAAATCATACCAGGTAGGTTTAAATCTTGGGTTTTAATTGACTTTAAATAAAATAAAATGAAAAAATATAAATATATTATAACATCAGTACTCTTAGTCGGTTTTGCTGTGTCGTCCTGCAAAAAGGAATTAGACGTAAAAAACCCTAATTCGCCTACGCTTGAGCAGGCAAAAACAGAATCGGGCTTAACCTCGCTTGCAGCAGGAAGTATTTACATTAACGGTTTTGTAAATGGCGATGGATGGTTGGGCGACAGTTTTTTTTCCCTTTGCTACGGCTATCATGAACTACTTGCTGATGATGTGTCGGCACAGGCTGCAAACCAAAACGTGAACCTGGTTAACGTACCCGATTATGCCATACTTGATGACGGTACAAAAGTTGTAAACACCCAACCCCAGATAGCAAATTTAAGGCTCAACAATACCCGCGATAAACAAAGCCAGAATATGTTTTACTATGAATGGCAGAGCATGTATGGATTAAATAATGCTTGTAATCAAGTCCTGGCCCTGGCTGGTTCTGTAAGTTTATCTGGCGATGCAGCAACAAAGCTGGCCACCTACAAAGCATGGGCTTACTGGTGGAAAGGCTATGCTTACGCAAGGCTGGGTTCAATTTATTATGCAGGCCTTATTAATAATGATATAAGCGCAACAAACGCCACTTATGTTAACAGCGCCGCGTTGATTGCCGAATCAAATAAAAACCTCACGCAGGCTGCTTCTATTTTAAATGGTATAACAGCTACCGATACGTACACCGCTTTGATGGGAAAGCTGATCCCTTCATTTTTCCAGGTGGGTAATGGCAAAGTGCCTACGCCGGCCATGTTTGTGCATAGCATAAATACATTAATGGCGCGTAACCTGTTGGTTAACACCAGCGCATCTGCCATGACAGCCGCCAACTGGCAAACTATTCTTACGTTAACCTCTTCGGGTATCCAGTCTATCGATAATGTTTTTGCAGGATTTTCAACAGAAAACAATTATGTGTTTTCATCAGGCGGAGGGTCAGTAGCCGTAAATACCGCTGGCGATGAAACTGCAAGCAGCTTTACAATAAGCGAAAGATTGGTACAGGATATTAAACCGGGAGACAAGCGTTTGGCTGAAAATTTCCTGCAGGTTACCCCATTCTACAACCAGGTTGGCGGTTTTACCTTTAGCACAAGATGGAAATTATACGATGCGAAAATTGATGCCGTTCCGAATAACGGCGCTATTCAACTTGCTAATAAAACACCGGGTAAGCAAGAAGTTTATATAGGTGCTACCTACGAGGAAAATGAGTTGATGAAAGCCGAAGCGCTGATTAACACCGGGCAAATTGATCTTGGTTTAGCAAGTATAGATAATGTAAGAACTTACCAGGGGGCCGGACTTGCAAAGGTTTCAGGTACAGGTTTAACTTTGGCTGCTGCGAAAGAAGAATTGCGCAAAGAAAGACGCCTTGCTTTATTGTTTAGAGGAACAGCATTTTACGATGCCAGGAGATGGGGTGTAATATACGATATATCAAAAGGCGGCGGCCGTACTAATGCGGTTGTACTATCGCCAAATGGCGTATTAAGCACGCATGCAACTATCAATTATAATTTCCTTGATTATTGGGATGTACCTGCCGACGAGGTGGTATTAAACCCGCCCGGTGCAGGCAGTGCTCCTGTTAAAAACCCGAATTGATTTGTATCGTTCTTTATATAATATCAGTTAATACTGCTAAGGCCGCGCAAACAAATGCGTGGCCTTTTACATTTAATTCAATTTCTTGTTAACAATCCTATCAGCATAGTCCTGGATAAAGGCCTTACAGTCGGCTATGCCGGTATTCATTTCGGGATTGGGGTTGTTGGTCATCAGGTTTTTTTCCAGGCCCTTGTCGGTAACGGCGTATACGCCGGTGATGTTTTTTCCGTCGAACAAATAGGTGTAGTTGCCTTGCATCAACTGGTAGATGTTACCGGTGGAGTTGATTACCCTTGGTAATTCGGCAGGTGCAGGGTTAATTAAGCTGCGGCCCCATGACCTGAAGGGCTTGTTGTAGCCTATCAAATCGGCAACAGAAGGGTAGATGTCCATCTGCGAAGCAAGGTCGGTACGCGTGCCTTTTAAGGCATAGGCGTTGTTGGCGCTGTAAAACAAAATAGGTACGGCAAAACGGTTAAC is drawn from Mucilaginibacter ginsenosidivorax and contains these coding sequences:
- a CDS encoding RagB/SusD family nutrient uptake outer membrane protein, whose translation is MKKYKYIITSVLLVGFAVSSCKKELDVKNPNSPTLEQAKTESGLTSLAAGSIYINGFVNGDGWLGDSFFSLCYGYHELLADDVSAQAANQNVNLVNVPDYAILDDGTKVVNTQPQIANLRLNNTRDKQSQNMFYYEWQSMYGLNNACNQVLALAGSVSLSGDAATKLATYKAWAYWWKGYAYARLGSIYYAGLINNDISATNATYVNSAALIAESNKNLTQAASILNGITATDTYTALMGKLIPSFFQVGNGKVPTPAMFVHSINTLMARNLLVNTSASAMTAANWQTILTLTSSGIQSIDNVFAGFSTENNYVFSSGGGSVAVNTAGDETASSFTISERLVQDIKPGDKRLAENFLQVTPFYNQVGGFTFSTRWKLYDAKIDAVPNNGAIQLANKTPGKQEVYIGATYEENELMKAEALINTGQIDLGLASIDNVRTYQGAGLAKVSGTGLTLAAAKEELRKERRLALLFRGTAFYDARRWGVIYDISKGGGRTNAVVLSPNGVLSTHATINYNFLDYWDVPADEVVLNPPGAGSAPVKNPN